Within the Pseudomonadota bacterium genome, the region CGGTGTTGCATGCACCGATTGCGATAGGACCTCTTCATCAAAGAGCGCTGCGTCCAAAGCGTGCGTGACCCTGTTGAGCGCCGAAGCAAGACTCGGACCAAATGCACGCGGCGCGTGGATGGTCGTGGTCGCATGGGCGACCCGTTGCGCCGCGCAGCAACGGCCGTCCCGCTCAATGCCGCCGGCGGGTGCGGGCCAACCCAATCGGGCCCGCCAGGCTCGATTTCACGCGATCGCGCGCGGCCTTGTCATGGAGTGCGGGGCGTCCCTACTCCCCCGGAAGCAGCTCGATCCGAGCCACCGGCGCGTTGTCGCCACGCCGTGGGAGCTTCTTGGTGATCCGGGTATAGCCGCCACCTTTGCCCGACTGCACACGCTTCATATAGCGCGGTGCAATCTCGTGAAAGAGCTTGTGTATCAGGTCGGTTTCTTCGACGCCCCCGTCGGCCAACGTCCGCGTGCCGCGCCGCGGCAGAAACCGCGCGGCGTTTCGCTGCGCGTGCATGCGTCGCGCAACCGCCTTCTGCCGTCTCCCTTCGTCGAGCTTGCCCACGTCGACGTCCAGATCCTCACCCAGGCGGGTCGCATACGTGATCAAGCGCTCCGCCACCCGCCGCAATTCCTTGGCCTTGGCGTCCGTTGTGTCGATAGCCTCGTGCAGCACCAGGTTTCCCGCCAAGTTGCGCAGCATGGCTCGTCGATGACTGGTGTTACGACTGAATTTTCGACCTGCCTTGCGGTGTCTCATGCTGACCGTACCTATTGGCTAAGCGCCGTTTTCAAACCCCATTCTAATTCGCGTTTTGCTGTTGCTTCCAGCGCTCCAGCATCTGCGGCCAATTGTCGATACGCATGCCCAGCTGCAGCCCCATGTCTGCCAAGATTTCTTTGATTTCCTTGAGCGATTTGCGACCAAAATTCTTGGTCTTGAGCATTTCAGCTTCCGAGCGTTGAACCAGCTCCCCGATCAAGTGAATGCTGGCGTTCTGCAGGCAATTGGCGGAACGTACGGAAAGCTCGAGCTCCTCGACAGTACGAAACAGATTCTCATTGAGCGGATCCTCTTGCGGCTGGTCGCGTGTGTCCGGTTCGGACTCTTCCTCGAAGTTGATGAACACGCTGACCTGATCCTTGATGATCTTGGCCGCATAGGCCAGCGCGTCGGCGCCTCGGACGGCTCCGTTGGTCCACAGCTCCAGCGTGAGCTTGTCGTAGTCGGTCATCTGACCGACGCGCGCGTTCGTCACGCTGTAGTTCACTTTGCGAATCGGCGAAAACAGGGCGTCGATGGCCACCGTTCCGATGGACATCGTCGCCGACTTGTTGCGTTCCGCCGGCACGTATCCGTGACCCGAGTTGATGGTCAGTTCGGCGGAAAAGCGCCCACCTCTCGCCACGGAACAGATGGCGAGCTCGGGATTGAGGATTTCCACCTGATCGGTGACCTGGATATCCGCCGCCGTAACCTGCGCAGGACCTTCGCAATCGATGTCGAGACGATAGGTCTTCGGCTGCTCGGTGCGAACCACCACCTGCTTGAGGTTGAGCACGATGTCCGTAACGTCTTCGGTGACATCCGGTACGGACGTGAACTCGTGTAGCGCGCCGTTGATCTTGACCGCCGTGATGGCCGCTCCCTGCAGCGAGGAGAGCAGCACCCGGCGCAACGCGTTACCGAGCGTCAAGCCGAACCCGCGCTCCAAAGGCTCGCAAGTGAATTTGCCATAGGTATCCGAAAGGGTTTCCGGATCTGGCTGAACCACTTTTGGTTTGATTAGCTCGCGCCAATTGCGCGCAATCGTGGAGGATGTCGGCATGGTTCTCCTCTAATCGGACTGATCCTAATGCTCGTGAGATGTGTTACCGCGAATAGAACTCAACGATGAGCTGCTCCTGAATGGGAAGTGTTATTTGCTCCCGGCTCGGAAGAGCCTTTACAGTAGCCGTCAGGTTCTCTCGGTCGACCGCTAGCCACTCGGGCGGCTCCCGGCGTCCCGCAACTTCGAACGCCTGCTCGATGCGCAGCTTCTTCTTGGATTTCTCACGCACCTCGATCGTGTCGCCGGGCTTCACCAAGAAGGAGGGAATGCTCACCGTACGCCCGTTGACCGCCACGTGTTTGTGGCGTACCAGCTGGCGGGCGTCGGTGCGCGTGGCTGCAATCCCGAAACGATAGACGGCGCTGTCCAGGCGCCGCTCCAGCAGTCTCAGGAGATTCTCTCCTGTGACCCCTTTGCTTCGATCAGCCAGTTCGAAGTAGCGGCGGAACTGACGTTCGAGCAGGCCGTAGATGCGGCGGACCTTCTGCTTCTCCCGCAGCCGCACCCCGTACTCCGTGAACTTGATGCGACGCTGCCCATGGGTGCCCGGGGGGTAGGGCCGGCGATCAAAGGAGCATTTGTCCGTGTAGCAGCGCTCCCCCTTGAGGAAGAGCTTGAGATTCTCACGCCTGCAGTGCTTGCAAACAGGGCCGATATAGCGTGCCATGGAGTCTGTCTCCTGAGATCTGCCTTAGACGCGACGTCGCTTGGGTGGACGGCAGCCGTTGTGAGGTATGGGCGTCACATCGCGAATAAGCGTGACCCTCATACCCGTGGCCTGGAGCGCTCGAAGCGCGGTTTCGCGACCCGCCCCCGGACCGTTGACGAAGATCGCGACCGTGCGAACGCCGTGGTCCTGGGCGCGTCGCGAAGCGTCCTCCGCTGCTAGCTGCGCCGCAAAGGGTGTGCTCTTTCGAGAGCCTTTGAAGCCGCGGGCACCAGCGCTGGACCAGGAAACCACATTGCCCCGCACGTCCGTAATCGTCACGATGGTATTGTTGAAAGTAGACTGGATGTGGGCGATTCCGGTCGGGATGTTCTTGCGGCTTTTCTTCTTGCCCTTGGTGCTCTTAGCGGCTTTTGCCATCTCGTCCTCCTGAACGCGTCGGCGGGCTACTTCCTTCGGGAGAGCACGCCACGCTTTGGTCCCTTGCGGGTTCTGGCGTTGGTGTGCGTCCTCTGGCCCCGCGCCGGAAGTCCCCTGCGGTGCCTGAGGCCGCGATAGGACCCAAGATCCATGAGCCGCT harbors:
- the rplQ gene encoding 50S ribosomal protein L17; the encoded protein is MRHRKAGRKFSRNTSHRRAMLRNLAGNLVLHEAIDTTDAKAKELRRVAERLITYATRLGEDLDVDVGKLDEGRRQKAVARRMHAQRNAARFLPRRGTRTLADGGVEETDLIHKLFHEIAPRYMKRVQSGKGGGYTRITKKLPRRGDNAPVARIELLPGE
- a CDS encoding DNA-directed RNA polymerase subunit alpha; protein product: MPTSSTIARNWRELIKPKVVQPDPETLSDTYGKFTCEPLERGFGLTLGNALRRVLLSSLQGAAITAVKINGALHEFTSVPDVTEDVTDIVLNLKQVVVRTEQPKTYRLDIDCEGPAQVTAADIQVTDQVEILNPELAICSVARGGRFSAELTINSGHGYVPAERNKSATMSIGTVAIDALFSPIRKVNYSVTNARVGQMTDYDKLTLELWTNGAVRGADALAYAAKIIKDQVSVFINFEEESEPDTRDQPQEDPLNENLFRTVEELELSVRSANCLQNASIHLIGELVQRSEAEMLKTKNFGRKSLKEIKEILADMGLQLGMRIDNWPQMLERWKQQQNAN
- the rpsD gene encoding 30S ribosomal protein S4: MARYIGPVCKHCRRENLKLFLKGERCYTDKCSFDRRPYPPGTHGQRRIKFTEYGVRLREKQKVRRIYGLLERQFRRYFELADRSKGVTGENLLRLLERRLDSAVYRFGIAATRTDARQLVRHKHVAVNGRTVSIPSFLVKPGDTIEVREKSKKKLRIEQAFEVAGRREPPEWLAVDRENLTATVKALPSREQITLPIQEQLIVEFYSR
- the rpsK gene encoding 30S ribosomal protein S11; the protein is MAKAAKSTKGKKKSRKNIPTGIAHIQSTFNNTIVTITDVRGNVVSWSSAGARGFKGSRKSTPFAAQLAAEDASRRAQDHGVRTVAIFVNGPGAGRETALRALQATGMRVTLIRDVTPIPHNGCRPPKRRRV